From the Companilactobacillus ginsenosidimutans genome, the window CAGCTTCAACTAATTCAGAACGTTTCTTCTTTGCTTCTTCAACGTAGTCATCAGGAACATCAACTGTATCCCATTTTGTACCTAACTCATCTTCATCATAAAGATCAGCTTTCATTTCGATTAAATCAATAACACCTTCGAAGTTATCTTCAGCACCAATAGGCATTTGGATAGCATGAGCATTAGCATCTAATCTTTCGTGAAGTGTCTCTACAGAATAGTCAAAGTTAGCACCGATTTTATCCATCTTGTTAACAAAGACGATACGAGGAACACTATATGTTGAAGCTTGACGCCAAACATTTTCAGTTTGTGGTTCAACACCTGATTGAGCATCAAGAACAGTAATGGCACCATCTAGCACACGTAATGAACGTTCAACTTCGATAGTGAAGTCAACGTGTCCTGGGGTATCAATGATATTGATACGGTTACCTTTCCATTCAGCTGTTGTAGCAGCAGATGTAATAGTAATACCACGTTCTTGTTCTTGGGCCATCCAGTCCATTTGTGAAGCTCCATCATGAGTTTCACCAATCTTGTGGATTTTACCAGTATAGTACAAGATACGTTCTGTAGTTGTTGTCTTACCAGCATCAATATGAGCCATGATACCGATATTACGAGTTTCTTCTAGTGGAAATTCACGTTTATTAGCCATTAAAAATCTTATCTCCTCTCAGTTTACTGAATTCTACCAACGATAATGGGCGAAGGCACGGTTGGCATCAGCCATCTTATGTGTATCTTCACGTTTCTTAACAGCAGCACCAGTATTGTTTGCTGCATCCATGATTTCGTTTGCTAGTCTTTCGTCCATTGTGTGTTCACCACGTAAACGAGCATAGCTAACAATCCAGCGTAAACCTAAAGTTGTACGACGATCTGGACGTACTTCAATAGGAATTTGGTAGTTAGAACCACCGATACGGCGAGCCTTAACTTCTAGAACTGGCATAACATTGTTCATTGCTTCTTCAAACACGTCCAATGGTTCGTTACCAGTCTTATCCTTAATGATGTCAAATGAGCGATAAAGAATTGTTGAGGCAGTACCTCTTTTACCGTCATACATCAAGTGGTTAATTAATCGTGTTACTAATTTTGAGTTATACATTGGATCAGGCAAAACATCGCGTTTTGGAGCGCTACCTTTTCTTGGCATATTAAATTCCTCCGTTAATATTCTTTACTAATTATTTCTTAGGTTTCTTAGCACCGTATTTTGAACGGCTTTGCATACGTCCGTCAACACCGGCTGTATCAAGAGCACCTCGAACAACGTGATAACGTACACCAGGTAGATCCTTTACACGTCCACCACGGACAAGAACAACACTATGCTCTTGCAAGTTGTGTCCGATACCAGGAATATATGCTGTTACTTCGATAAGGTTTGATAATCTAACACGGGCATACTTACGTAGGGCTGAGTTAGGTTTCTTAGGTGTCATTGTTCCGACACGAGT encodes:
- the rpsL gene encoding 30S ribosomal protein S12, whose protein sequence is MPTINQLVRKGRKSQTSKSDAPALNFGYNSMKKIATKNPAPQKRGVATRVGTMTPKKPNSALRKYARVRLSNLIEVTAYIPGIGHNLQEHSVVLVRGGRVKDLPGVRYHVVRGALDTAGVDGRMQSRSKYGAKKPKK
- the rpsG gene encoding 30S ribosomal protein S7, with translation MPRKGSAPKRDVLPDPMYNSKLVTRLINHLMYDGKRGTASTILYRSFDIIKDKTGNEPLDVFEEAMNNVMPVLEVKARRIGGSNYQIPIEVRPDRRTTLGLRWIVSYARLRGEHTMDERLANEIMDAANNTGAAVKKREDTHKMADANRAFAHYRW